A region of the Brassica napus cultivar Da-Ae unplaced genomic scaffold, Da-Ae ScsIHWf_2544;HRSCAF=3288, whole genome shotgun sequence genome:
TTATTTTAACAGCAGGTACAGTAACAATGAAAATGGCTCCTTCTTTAGTGAGATTATATGAACAAATGCCTGAACCAAAGTATGTTATTGCTATGGGAGCGTGTACAATTACAGGGGGGATGTTCAGTACCGATTCTTATAGTACTGTTCGAGGGGTTGATAAGCTAATTCCTGTAGATGTCTATTTGCCGGGTTGTCCACCTAAACCAGAGGCTGTTATAGACGCTATAACAAAGCTTCGTAAGAAAATAGCTAGAGAAATCTATAAGGATCGAATTAGACCTCAACGGGGTAATCGGTGTTTTACTACCAATCACAAGTTTTTTGTTGTACGCAGTACACAGACTGGAAATTATGATCAAGAATTACTCTATCCACCATCATCTACTTCAGAGATCTCTactgaaacattttttaaatacaaaagccCAGTATCTTCCCACGAATTAGTGAATTAGGGAGGATTTgagagaataagaaaaaaatcttcataaatTAGAACTCATGGTAAATGtgaaatacttaaatttatataaaaaaggtgTGGGGGAAATAAAAAAGATGCAGGGCACTTTGTCCGTTTGGCTAGCCAAACGCGGGCTGGTTCATAGATCGTTGGGCTTCGATTACCAAGGAATAGAGACTTTACAAATAAAGCCCGAAGATTGGCATTCTATTGctgtaattttatatgtatatggttACAATTATTTACGTTCCCAATGTGCCTATGATGTGGCACCAGGTGGCCTCTTAGCCAGTGTGTATCATCTTACGAGAATAGAATATGGTGTCAATCAAGCGGAAGAAGTTTGCATAAAAGTATTTACTCACAGGAGTAATCCCAGAATTCCATCTGTTTTCTGGGTTTGGAAAAGTACGGATTTTCAAGAACGGGAATCTTATGATATGTTAGGAATCACTTATGATAGCCATCCGCGGCTGAAACGGATCTTAATGCCCGAAAGTTGGATAGGGTGGCCTTTACGTAAGGATTATATTGCCCCCAATTTTTATGAAATACAAGATGCTTattgaatgataaaaaatttgaatgataAAAATGAGTCTTAGTTTCTACAACTACGGACCTTCGCGGAATATTTTGAATTCGAGTCGTTTTTAGATCAAACAAACAGAAGAATTAAGGTCTTATtcatattattatagatagctTAATCTCCAATTTGAAAGATACTTTTTTCCTAAAAGCCGAGCCAATAGgatgaactaaaaaaaaaaaaaagagttctgcATTATGAACTTTGTATCGCGCACATAACTTAGTCAACTTTAGTCACATAACTGGGAATGAATAAATAAGATTGGAAAGCAATACAATAAATGGGGGGGTTAAAATTCTATTTCTATTGTATCTAATCTAATGAATCTTGGGGGTATTTCTGCCCTTCAACGATAGATactatagatagatatagatagatagata
Encoded here:
- the LOC125601393 gene encoding NAD(P)H-quinone oxidoreductase subunit K, chloroplastic, with amino-acid sequence MNSIKFPVLDRTTKNSVISTTLNDLSNWSRLSSLWPLLYGTSCCFIEFASLIGSRFDFDRYGLVPRSSPRQADLILTAGTVTMKMAPSLVRLYEQMPEPKYVIAMGACTITGGMFSTDSYSTVRGVDKLIPVDVYLPGCPPKPEAVIDAITKLRKKIAREIYKDRIRPQRGNRCFTTNHKFFVVRSTQTGNYDQELLYPPSSTSEISTETFFKYKSPVSSHELVN